Below is a genomic region from Brassica oleracea var. oleracea cultivar TO1000 chromosome C9, BOL, whole genome shotgun sequence.
ATAAACACAGTCCTAGAGTAATCTTTCCATGGCCTTCCCAAGTAGCTCTTATGCACCTTAGGGTTAGCTTTATACAGCTTCATATACTCATCCGTTCCGGTTATCGAACAGTTCAAAAACACGAACCCCGTGGACTGCGCCGGGTCGATTCTTCCTTGGGCAGTGACGGCATTATTCTCACCCTTCTCGGGTTGAAGCTGACGCGGTGCGATTAGAATCTCGCAGTCTTGGAAGACAGACGCTGCGTTTCCGAAAATGAAGTCAACGTTTCCTTGGATACGACATTTTTTGTAGAACTGACGAAGGCCATGGACATAGAGTGTGTCTTGGTTCCCGAGGAAATCACAGTTCTCGAGCAGAGAAAAGTCGCTGTCGGATCTAAACGCAACCGCTTGGTGTGTGTCTGGTCCCGCCGTGTTTTGGAACGTTATGTCACGTGCCATGAATCCATCTCCTAACACTCCTATCAAACCAAACACGTAACACTGTTAATAAAAATATCAAAAGTGAATATTTTTTAAAAAATTTATTTAGTATACAAATACAGAAACGCATATATATTAGCAATAAATTCCGAATACTTATTGAACGTAAAATTCATTTGATACATATTCTTTCACGTGCCATGTGATAATATTTATCAATGTAGCTTATTTTATGTACAAGTATATTTCAACGTTTATTGTCAATACATATATTATGTTACTTACCGACAGTTGCGGTGTCGAACGTGGTGATCCCCAGCATACCGGCGTTCAAAGATCCTGTAATAACCGTTTTGCCTATACCGTCTCCGATGAAGACAACGTTCTTCTTGTCAAACGGAACCGTGACGGTCTCCTCATACACTCCTTCGTTAATCTTTATAACAAACTTACGCACTCCGTTGTTATCAGGCGCCGCGTTAACTGCATCCTGCACCGTCTGGTAACGGCATTTTCCGTTTTTGCACACCGTAACGTCTTCTTTTAAACCCGAAGGGAAGCCCAAAGTCGGCCCAGCACCCACCTTTGGCCCACCAGTCTTATCCCAGAACCCGTCTCTTTCCGTTGCCGGAGGAGTCCACGAGGAGACGTTGTCTCCGAAGTTATCGTACGATACCATCATGCTAAGAGCGTTACTGGTGACGTTGATGAATTCGTTGAGAGACGACATCGTTTCAACGACTTCCTTCGTGCCGTTGACGTATTTGAGAGGGGACCGTGAGACGAGAGCAGCGCTCATCCAAGCGCGAGCGTCTTTGATTTTTCCACGTGTCAGAGCTTGATACGTAGCTCGGGTGCGGTGCAGAGAGTAAGAGAGTTGCTGGAGGTACTTGTTCGCGGCGTTGGTGCGGTTCAGATTACCTACGGACGCGTCCAGGATAGACTTCACTTCAGATTGAGCGGTTTTGAGGTTTTCTAAAGAGACGGAGATCGCTGAGTGGATGATCTGTGATGGGTTAGGGTTCGAAGGGACTTGACCCGGTTTAGATAGAGAAGAGACGCAGACGTCAGGGTAGCGAGTGGCTTTGCATGCGAGACGTATCCGTGCGGCGGGAGGGGGCGAGGGACTGAGGGGAGGAGGAGTTTGGTGGTGACCTGAGGAGGTAGATGGAGAGGTGAAGAGCAAGAGAGAGAAGAGAAGGATGATAATGGATGACATGATGGCGATGATGACTAAGAAGTAGTTTCGAATAAGCCATTAGAGAACCGTGTGTTTATATACTTATTTTTGGGTTCACCAACCAATAAGATTGTGTTATTTTATATTTGATATCTTTTAAAAAAGGAAACAAAATATTATCAAATTATATTATCTTTTTTAAACTAATAGGTAAAAAAAAAAATAGTAGTAATTACAAAAAAAAATATTTTTAACGTCGTCAGCGAAACATTAAACCCTAAATCCTAATCCCTAAACCATAAATCCTAAACCCTAAACCCTTGGGTAAACCCTAAACNNNNNNNNNNNNNNNNNNNNNNNNNNNNNNNNNNNNNNNNNNNNNNNNNNNNNNNNNNNNNNNNNNNNNNNNNNNNNNNNNNNNNNNNNNNNNNNNNNNNNNNNNNNNNNNNNNNNNNNNNNNNNNNNNNNNNNNNNNNNNNNNNNNNNNNNNNNNNNNNNNNNNGTTTAGGGTTTACCCAAGGGTTTAGGGTTTAGGATTTAGGGTTTAGGGATTAGGATTTAGGATTTAGGGATTAGGATTTAGGGTTTAGTGTTTTGTTGACGACGTTAAAAATATTTTTTTTAATTTTTTTTTTCTGTAACTACTATTTTTTTTTTACTTTTTATTTTAAAAATATAATATAACTTGACAATATTTTGTTTCTTTTTTAAAAAAATATCGAATTTGAACTCATGAAATACTATTGGTTGATGACTAATTGGTTGATGACTAAGAGGTAGTTTCGAATAAGCCATTAGAGAACGGTGTGTTTATATATGTGAGAATATGTGTGTTTATGGGAATGAATCATATTGATCTCTGAAATTGGAAAGAAATATCAGAAAATTAAATATTGATTACAGCCGGACACACACCACTAGAGTCACGGTTTGACCTTTTTTTAAATCGAGCATTAGAATCACGGAGAGGATAGAGATTGGCATTTTGTGGGTTGACCACCTTCTTTTAAAGTAAACTGGATATATATATACTGACTTTATATTGAAAAAAACCATTTATTAAGCAAAACACACACACTCAGCATTCAGGCGGCCTCTGACGTAGATGAACAAACCATTTGGGCTATGATTTTTCTGAACTTTTTTTTAATAACCGTGATTCCACTAGGCCAATACCACTTGGTTAATTTGTTTTCTGAATTTTTCTCTCGGACCACCCGACAAATTAGGGGTGGCCGTACGGGTACCCGTTCAGGTTCAGATCGAGTATTTCGGATTTTCGGGTATTTCGGTATAGAGGTATAGAACCCGTTCGGATATTTATGTACTTCGGGTCGGGTTCGGGTATTTTTAGTTCTGGTTCGGTTATTTCGGATCGGGTTCGGATATTTAGATTTTGAAAAAAAAAATTAATTTTTTCATTTCTCAAATTTTTTGTATTTAAAAATATAACTTTCAGTTAACTATTTTTTTTATTTTTAATAGATTGAATAGTTAATAGATTTGAATATAACATTTTGAAACAAAAAAATACATTAATTTGGTTATTGTTTCTAAATTTTGGATGTAACTTTTTGTTAATTCTTGAAAGTTATAAATTAGACATTAATAGATTGAGTAGCAAATCATTTTCTCGGTGATTCAATATATATCATATGAACTTAAAGTATGTGTAGCATCAATATAAATATTTTATATAAAATGAGAGATGTAAACTAGAAATATAAGGTTAATTATACATATGTTCGGTTATCTTCGGGTTCGGATATTACCCGTTCGGGTTCGGATATCTAATCTCCTAATTCAATACCCGTTCGAATATTTTGCTACTTCAGTTCGGATTTCAGTTCGGGATTTTCGGATCGGGTTCAGGTGCGGCTTCGGATATTGGGTAAAGTGCCCACCCCTACCACAAATAAACAAATACCTGCTAAGGCACAAATTATAAAACACTTAATTGTGTTTAAAATAAGTTTTTTACTATGGATTCGACTGGTGACCATTCTGGAAAAAAAAGAAACGAATAAGAAATGAATGTAGAGGAATAAAATTGCAGAAAAGAAAATGAATGGTTGTTTCATCCCATATTTGACAAGGAATAACCTTGTTCTTCATTTCTCTTAAAAAAAGGAATGGTAGGGAATAAGGAAAAATTATTTCTTATGAATGGTGATTTTTTTTAAGAATGTTAGGAGATGCATTATTCCTCGTCGTTCCTTGATCACCATTCATACCCGTGTATGTTTTTGATCTTAAAAACATAATTCCATATGTTTATTCATTTTTCTTTGTTTATATTTTTGTAATACTATTTCATATTGTATGAAGTATCCTGAGCCGTGCTAATTGCATTAGCAAAACGACATTAGCCTCCTCACATAATTTGGGGCCCAAAATCTGAAAAATTTATCTTTGTTTACTAGCTTAAAATTTTTTTGTTTCTTGTTTAGTCTCAACGAAACACCAACAAGAGATATACCTTTTTCTTATTTATTTATTCGAGTTTAAAAATTCTAGTTTTTTTTTGTTTTCTTTTCCAAATTCTTTACACTTCTTACATTTGCATTTTATAATTAGTTTGTCATATTTAGTGGTTAACATGTTATATTTTGATATATATGCAAAGCATATATTTGTTAAGTCTTTTTTTTCATATGAATATTGGTTTTCTGATCTTGTGAGAAAATTAAAAAGTAATTTCATAACTTGATATGAATATGATTTATAGTAAAAAAATAAAAAATTAGAATCATCTAAACACGATCATTTTTATTTTATAAAAATATTTTATTATCATTTAAAAATTGTATTATAATTATTATCAGCATATATATTTAATAATACATTTATAACTAGCCTTAGCCCTAAGGCCCCAAAAATGGCTCGCACCGCACTGGAAATACCCATAGGCCATAGCAACATATATTGAAAAATAAAGCTTGCAATTGGTTTAATTTCGTCTATTTATTTATCTCCGCCCCAATGATAAATAACAATTAAGGCTGTTGTTAAAAAAAAACAATTAAAGTGAAAAATCATTAAAGAGCTTTCCATATCACAACACTTTTGGACCAAACAAGAGAGTTCTTCACTTTCTATACAGTATCTGCCCATGCCTTCTAACCACTTTTCTAGACGCCAAGAAAATAACAGAAAGAAGTCAGTTTTATTGGTTTTACCATCTTTTATCAAATTTACTTATCAACTACAAGCTAAGCAAGCATTGGCTTGGGATCTTTTTCATATTAATTAATTTAGGCGCTAAATTTATTCAAAAATTCTATTTGTAGTTTGGTGGTATTTACATTTTCTTCTCACATCTTAACGTCATAGGTTCAAACTTTCCCCCAAGCTTTCTTTTTTATTGTTACTCAACATATTAATTATTGGACTAGATATTTTTGGCTTGGGGCCCATCAATCTTCAGGCACAATCTGTATTATAGAAACGAATGTGCTGCGATTATACAGTTTATAGACCGTTTAACGTAAAACTCAATATTTTCGTAGGGGTTAAAACATAGATTTTGAGATAAATTCAAAATATATAACAATATTGCTTTAATGCATAGTTGTCTCCTGTACTAATATATGATGATGATCAATGAGTTTTGGATCATTTGTTGTCTCTATTTCTCTAGAGAATAGCGATTTTACAAAGGTTAATCCACTAATTTAGGGAGTATATAAAATTTTACTAATTTTTTTTTTAAAAAATCTGAACGATGCTCATGTATCATGAAAGAGATTTTAGCATACATGAATACAAATGTAGAATGTGGTTAGAAATTTTAAAACAACACTAAGATTATAGGGTTCAGTATATAAAGCATTTACTGAAATTCAATATTTTTGTAGGGGTTATCACATAGATTTTGAGAAAATTTCAAAAAATATAAAAAGA
It encodes:
- the LOC106316826 gene encoding probable pectinesterase/pectinesterase inhibitor 51 → MSSIIILLFSLLLFTSPSTSSGHHQTPPPLSPSPPPAARIRLACKATRYPDVCVSSLSKPGQVPSNPNPSQIIHSAISVSLENLKTAQSEVKSILDASVGNLNRTNAANKYLQQLSYSLHRTRATYQALTRGKIKDARAWMSAALVSRSPLKYVNGTKEVVETMSSLNEFINVTSNALSMMVSYDNFGDNVSSWTPPATERDGFWDKTGGPKVGAGPTLGFPSGLKEDVTVCKNGKCRYQTVQDAVNAAPDNNGVRKFVIKINEGVYEETVTVPFDKKNVVFIGDGIGKTVITGSLNAGMLGITTFDTATVGVLGDGFMARDITFQNTAGPDTHQAVAFRSDSDFSLLENCDFLGNQDTLYVHGLRQFYKKCRIQGNVDFIFGNAASVFQDCEILIAPRQLQPEKGENNAVTAQGRIDPAQSTGFVFLNCSITGTDEYMKLYKANPKVHKSYLGRPWKDYSRTVFIGCNLGALINPDGWLPWSGDLSLKTLYYGESKNTGPGSDRSKRVSWSSEIPDEHVDMYSVANFIQAEEWPKSG